A single region of the Bacteroides luhongzhouii genome encodes:
- a CDS encoding Dps family protein produces MKTLEFIKLNESGANNVVASLQQLLADFQVYYTNLRGFHWNIKGHDFFVLHSQFEKMYDDTAEKVDEIAERILMLGGTPANKFSDYLKVANISEVDKVSNGEQALNNILQSISYLIGEERKILSIASQAGDEVTVSMMSDYLKEQEKLVWMLTAYNSK; encoded by the coding sequence ATGAAAACTTTAGAATTTATCAAACTGAACGAATCGGGAGCAAACAACGTAGTGGCATCTTTGCAACAACTATTAGCAGACTTCCAAGTGTATTACACCAATCTCCGCGGTTTCCACTGGAATATCAAAGGACATGATTTCTTTGTTCTCCACAGCCAATTCGAAAAAATGTACGATGACACTGCCGAAAAGGTGGATGAAATTGCAGAACGTATCTTGATGTTGGGCGGTACTCCTGCCAACAAATTCAGCGATTATCTGAAAGTGGCGAATATCAGTGAAGTAGATAAGGTGAGCAACGGCGAACAGGCACTGAACAATATCCTTCAGAGTATCAGTTATCTGATCGGTGAAGAACGTAAAATTCTGTCTATCGCTTCTCAAGCCGGAGATGAAGTGACCGTTTCCATGATGAGTGATTATCTGAAAGAACAGGAAAAACTAGTTTGGATGTTGACTGCTTATAATAGCAAGTAA
- a CDS encoding hydrogen peroxide-inducible genes activator, whose translation MTIQQLEYILAVDQFRHFARAAEYCRVTQPTLSAMIQKLEDELGVKLFDRTVQPVCPTPIGQKVINQARVILAQAAQVKEIISEDKQSLSGVFRLGVLPTIAPYLLPRFFPQLMEKYPELDIRVTEMKTQDIQQALHAGDLDAGIIASKLEDTFLTEETLFYEQFYAYVSRKEPSFKHDVIRTSDITGEHLWLLDEGHCFRDQLVRFCQMEAVKVSQMAYRLGSMETFMRMVESGKGITFIPELAVTQLTEEQRQLVRPFAIPRPTRQVVLVTNRDFIRHSLLCVLKEEIKAAVPKEMLTLQSIQCLL comes from the coding sequence ATGACGATACAACAATTAGAATATATACTAGCCGTAGATCAGTTCAGGCATTTCGCACGGGCAGCCGAATATTGCCGTGTGACGCAACCCACTTTGAGTGCCATGATTCAGAAGCTGGAAGATGAATTGGGAGTAAAATTGTTCGATAGAACGGTACAACCTGTTTGTCCGACCCCCATCGGGCAGAAAGTGATAAATCAGGCTCGTGTGATTCTAGCACAGGCGGCTCAAGTAAAAGAAATCATCAGTGAAGATAAGCAGTCATTATCAGGTGTGTTCCGTTTGGGAGTATTGCCAACTATCGCTCCTTATTTGCTTCCTCGCTTTTTCCCTCAACTGATGGAGAAATATCCCGAACTGGATATTCGTGTCACGGAAATGAAAACACAGGATATTCAGCAGGCTTTGCATGCCGGTGATTTGGATGCAGGGATTATTGCCAGTAAATTAGAAGACACATTCTTGACGGAAGAAACTCTTTTCTATGAGCAATTTTATGCTTATGTATCACGGAAAGAACCCTCATTCAAACATGACGTTATCCGCACTTCCGATATAACCGGTGAACATCTTTGGCTTTTGGACGAAGGACATTGTTTTCGTGACCAACTTGTCCGTTTCTGTCAGATGGAAGCGGTGAAGGTTAGTCAGATGGCTTATCGTTTGGGAAGCATGGAAACCTTTATGAGAATGGTAGAAAGTGGAAAAGGAATCACTTTTATTCCCGAACTGGCAGTAACTCAATTGACGGAAGAACAGCGACAATTAGTACGTCCGTTTGCTATCCCCCGACCGACGCGGCAGGTGGTGCTGGTGACAAATAGAGATTTCATTCGTCACAGTTTGCTATGTGTTCTGAAAGAGGAAATAAAAGCAGCGGTCCCCAAAGAAATGCTTACTTTGCAGTCCATACAATGTTTGCTATAA
- a CDS encoding NigD-like protein — translation MKKLKFIAFIFAIMTTMPILQSCLDNDDNPSDLLVISTINMISQDSKEFYFTLDDGKKMYPSNAQGWNNKDWVEGQRAFVIFNELEEPVNGYDHNIQVRGINPILTKDIITMGEDDNDEEKVGDDKINTTYMWINKDNKYLTIEFQYYGTHSEDKKHFLNLVINDKEESAPTTDEDNAEDEYINLEFRHNSEGDYPQSLGEGYVSFKLDKIKDRMEGKKGLRIRVNTIYGGPKTYEVKFP, via the coding sequence ATGAAGAAATTGAAATTCATTGCCTTTATCTTTGCTATTATGACTACAATGCCGATTCTCCAGTCATGTTTGGACAACGATGACAACCCGTCCGATCTTCTGGTTATCAGTACCATCAATATGATTAGCCAGGATAGCAAGGAATTTTATTTCACTTTGGATGACGGGAAAAAGATGTATCCCAGTAATGCGCAAGGATGGAATAATAAAGATTGGGTGGAAGGACAACGAGCTTTTGTGATATTTAACGAGCTGGAAGAGCCTGTGAATGGATACGACCATAATATTCAGGTGAGAGGTATCAATCCAATCTTAACTAAAGACATCATCACGATGGGTGAAGATGACAATGACGAAGAAAAAGTCGGAGATGACAAGATCAACACGACTTATATGTGGATCAATAAGGATAATAAATATCTGACGATTGAATTCCAATATTATGGAACGCATAGTGAAGATAAAAAACATTTCCTGAATCTGGTGATCAACGACAAAGAAGAGTCTGCTCCCACTACTGACGAGGACAATGCGGAGGACGAATATATCAATCTGGAATTCCGTCATAACAGTGAAGGTGATTATCCTCAAAGCTTAGGCGAAGGATATGTATCTTTCAAACTGGATAAGATTAAAGACCGGATGGAAGGGAAAAAAGGATTAAGAATTCGTGTCAATACGATCTATGGCGGACCGAAAACTTATGAAGTAAAATTTCCCTAA
- a CDS encoding RNA polymerase sigma factor, whose protein sequence is MEELELSEQCRLGNNQARKELYEQYAGRLFGICLRYTGDRDTAQDLLHDGFLKIFDSFDKFTWRGEGSLRAWMERVMVNTTLQYLRKNDVINQSAPLEELPEEYEEPDASDVEAIPQKVLMQFIEELPAGYRTVFNLYTFEDKSHKEIAQELGINEKSSASQLFRAKSVLAKRVKEWIMHNG, encoded by the coding sequence ATGGAAGAATTAGAGTTGTCGGAACAATGCAGGCTAGGCAATAACCAAGCTCGCAAAGAACTGTATGAGCAGTATGCGGGACGTCTGTTTGGCATCTGTCTTCGTTATACCGGCGACCGTGATACGGCCCAGGATCTGCTTCACGACGGTTTTTTAAAGATATTCGATTCCTTCGACAAGTTCACCTGGAGGGGTGAAGGCTCCCTGCGGGCTTGGATGGAAAGGGTGATGGTCAACACAACTTTGCAATATCTCCGGAAAAATGATGTAATCAATCAGTCGGCACCATTAGAAGAGTTGCCTGAAGAATATGAAGAACCGGACGCTTCTGATGTAGAAGCTATTCCACAGAAAGTGTTGATGCAGTTTATAGAAGAACTACCTGCCGGATATCGTACAGTGTTTAATCTTTATACATTCGAAGACAAATCGCATAAAGAAATCGCACAGGAATTAGGTATTAATGAAAAATCTTCGGCTTCGCAACTATTTCGTGCGAAGAGTGTATTGGCAAAAAGAGTAAAAGAATGGATAATGCATAATGGATAG
- a CDS encoding outer membrane beta-barrel protein — translation MEEKELWMNKLKEKLADYSEPVPASGWEQLEKELMPPVEKKIYPYRKWMMAAAAVILLAVVSSVSLYFLGTPAADEIRHIKTPALASTPDALPGVQQPDVQGTSVEPVLRPVAREDRLAKIDKNFTEQKTNAEQSAIENNNEPVTGNENNPVIEEDQTLKGETEQTKNGAKQVDSENVGQATQSQDTERSNNRPRRPSGRDKLHIPAEKRASQKGTWSMGLSVGNSGGASTEVGAGSHAYMSRVSMLSVSNGLMEIPNDQTLVFEDGVPYLRQAKQVVDIKHHQPISFGLSVRKGLAKGFSLETGLTYTLLSSDAKLAGENQQIEQKLHYVGIPLRANWNFLDKKFVTLYVSGGGMVEKCVYGKLGSEKETVKPLQFSVSGAVGAQVNATKRLGIYVEPGVAYFFNDGSDMQTIRKENPFNFNIQAGIRLTY, via the coding sequence ATGGAAGAGAAAGAATTGTGGATGAATAAGTTGAAGGAGAAGCTCGCGGATTATTCCGAGCCGGTGCCTGCTTCCGGTTGGGAACAACTGGAGAAAGAACTTATGCCTCCTGTGGAGAAGAAAATATATCCTTATCGAAAATGGATGATGGCTGCTGCGGCTGTTATATTGTTAGCTGTCGTTTCGTCAGTAAGTCTGTATTTTCTGGGGACACCGGCTGCGGATGAAATACGTCATATAAAAACTCCGGCATTGGCATCTACACCCGATGCGTTGCCGGGTGTGCAACAGCCGGATGTGCAGGGCACTTCCGTAGAACCTGTTTTGCGACCTGTGGCTCGTGAAGACCGTTTGGCGAAAATTGATAAGAATTTTACAGAACAGAAAACAAATGCAGAGCAATCTGCAATAGAAAATAACAACGAACCTGTAACAGGGAATGAAAATAATCCTGTGATTGAGGAAGACCAGACGCTCAAAGGCGAGACGGAGCAGACGAAAAATGGAGCCAAACAGGTAGACAGTGAAAATGTGGGTCAGGCTACGCAGTCACAGGATACCGAACGGTCGAACAACAGGCCGCGTCGCCCTTCCGGCAGAGACAAGCTGCATATTCCGGCAGAAAAAAGAGCATCTCAAAAAGGAACATGGTCCATGGGACTCTCGGTAGGAAATTCGGGCGGAGCATCCACAGAAGTCGGTGCCGGCTCTCATGCTTATATGTCTCGTGTGAGTATGCTTTCTGTTTCCAACGGTTTGATGGAGATACCTAACGATCAGACATTGGTTTTTGAAGATGGAGTGCCTTATCTGCGTCAGGCAAAACAAGTGGTTGACATTAAGCACCATCAGCCTATTTCTTTCGGATTGTCCGTCCGTAAAGGGCTGGCAAAAGGATTTTCTCTCGAAACGGGATTGACTTACACGTTGCTTTCTTCGGATGCGAAACTGGCGGGTGAAAATCAGCAGATAGAGCAAAAACTGCATTATGTCGGTATTCCGCTGCGTGCCAACTGGAATTTTCTTGATAAAAAATTCGTTACTCTCTACGTTTCCGGTGGAGGTATGGTAGAGAAATGTGTTTATGGAAAGCTCGGTTCCGAGAAAGAAACTGTGAAACCTCTGCAATTCTCGGTATCCGGTGCGGTAGGTGCACAGGTGAACGCAACGAAACGTCTGGGTATCTACGTAGAACCCGGTGTTGCTTATTTTTTCAATGACGGTTCGGATATGCAGACCATACGTAAAGAGAATCCGTTTAATTTCAATATACAGGCTGGTATCCGCCTGACTTATTAA
- a CDS encoding RNA polymerase sigma-70 factor codes for MVNFTDEKHLLIDLKDGSFQAFERLYNMYSGKLYNFIMRLSSGNQYMAEEVVQSTFIRIWEVREKVDTNASFISFLCTIAKNLLMNMYQRQTVEYVYNEYLLKSGLDCDSQTEDTIDLRFLNDYIDSLAEELPAQRKKIFILSKRQNYTNKEIAEMMGISESTVATQLSLAVKFMREQLMKHYDKVIALLIAFFVNEM; via the coding sequence ATGGTGAATTTTACAGATGAAAAACATTTATTAATTGATTTAAAAGACGGTTCTTTTCAAGCATTTGAAAGATTGTATAATATGTACAGCGGTAAACTGTACAATTTCATTATGCGGCTTTCTTCCGGCAATCAATATATGGCTGAAGAAGTAGTGCAATCCACTTTTATCCGTATATGGGAAGTGCGTGAGAAAGTCGATACCAACGCTTCGTTTATTTCTTTTCTTTGTACGATAGCTAAGAATTTACTGATGAATATGTATCAGCGTCAGACCGTTGAATATGTTTACAATGAATATCTGCTGAAAAGCGGACTAGACTGTGATTCGCAGACGGAAGATACTATTGATCTCCGTTTCTTAAACGATTATATCGACTCATTAGCAGAAGAATTGCCGGCACAGCGAAAGAAAATATTTATCCTCAGTAAGCGTCAGAACTATACGAATAAGGAAATAGCCGAAATGATGGGAATTTCTGAAAGTACAGTTGCTACACAATTATCTTTGGCGGTGAAGTTTATGCGTGAGCAGTTGATGAAGCATTATGATAAGGTAATTGCACTTCTGATCGCCTTTTTTGTTAATGAAATGTAA
- a CDS encoding FecR family protein has translation MDKIYYKELIEKYFDGNITDAEIKELSDWIKNDRHLQNWWEEEFSKSDADINPMLRDELFARIKEETQGKEKTRTVRMNPWKWAAAIVLPICIAFFTYYLIDSSQTMGAPFIVKADKGDKATIELPDGTNVVLNSASQLSYLNNFGENVRRVQLNGEAYFKVAHDEKHAFIVQVGDLEVKVLGTSFNVSAYEDAKDVTVVLLEGKVGVYAQKTSHIMKPGDKIEYNKATHKITATQVHPSDYIEWTKGNIYFEKESLENIMKTLSRIYDVEIRFDSNKLPNEYFTGTIPGGGIQNALNILMLTSPFYYEMDGSVIVLKEK, from the coding sequence ATGGATAAGATATATTATAAAGAACTGATTGAGAAGTATTTCGACGGAAATATAACGGATGCTGAAATAAAAGAGCTCTCCGATTGGATAAAGAACGACCGCCATTTACAAAACTGGTGGGAAGAAGAATTTTCCAAATCGGATGCTGATATTAATCCGATGCTGCGTGACGAACTATTTGCCCGAATCAAAGAAGAGACACAAGGAAAAGAGAAAACAAGAACTGTTCGCATGAATCCTTGGAAATGGGCTGCCGCCATCGTTTTACCCATTTGTATTGCCTTCTTCACCTACTATCTTATAGATTCTTCGCAAACAATGGGAGCTCCCTTTATAGTAAAAGCCGATAAAGGAGATAAAGCAACCATTGAATTGCCGGATGGAACGAATGTCGTTCTCAATTCAGCTTCACAATTAAGCTATCTGAATAACTTCGGAGAAAATGTACGTCGTGTGCAACTGAATGGTGAAGCCTATTTCAAAGTAGCTCATGATGAAAAGCACGCCTTTATAGTACAGGTAGGCGATTTGGAAGTGAAAGTACTCGGTACTTCTTTTAATGTATCTGCCTATGAAGATGCTAAAGACGTGACAGTCGTTCTTTTGGAAGGAAAAGTAGGGGTTTATGCGCAGAAAACATCGCATATCATGAAGCCCGGCGACAAAATAGAATATAATAAAGCCACTCATAAGATAACAGCCACTCAAGTACACCCGAGTGACTACATTGAATGGACGAAAGGAAATATCTATTTTGAGAAAGAATCTTTGGAAAATATAATGAAAACCCTTTCACGCATTTATGACGTAGAGATTCGTTTCGACTCCAATAAACTACCTAATGAATATTTCACCGGAACCATTCCGGGAGGCGGTATACAGAATGCGCTGAATATTCTGATGCTTACTTCACCTTTCTATTATGAAATGGACGGTTCGGTGATTGTCTTGAAGGAGAAATAA
- a CDS encoding ATP-binding protein, which translates to MNILERKLPIGIQTFEKMRAEGCLYVDKTAIIYQIAATKVPYFLSRPRRFGKSLLISTFEAYFQGRKDLFEGLAIEKLETKWEQYPVLHLDLNAKKYETAADLVAMLNQYLEKWEAVYGDEKKDRSPEERFSYIIEQAYLKTGKGVVVLVDEYDKPLLQALLDENLLDEYRRILKAFYGVLKSSDRYLRFIFLTGVTKFAQVSVFSDLNQLNDISMKIPYANICGITKKELVSTFTPELERLAEVQEMSFEDTVDKMTAMYDGYHFTYSEDGLFNPFSVLNVFDGLMFDNYWFQTGTPTYLVDLLKQSDYDLRLLIDGLEVGSSGFAEYRAETKNPLPMIYQSGYLTIKNFDKSLNLYTLGFPNDEVKYGFLKFLIPYYTPISSDETDFNAVKFVRELQSGDVHSFMERMKSFFADIPYELNTKTERHYQVIFYLVFKLMGQYVDAEVRSAKGRADAVVKTKDRIYVFEFKLEGTVDEALKQIDEKGYLLPYRTDGRELVKVGVSFNAEERNIGEYKVI; encoded by the coding sequence ATGAATATATTAGAGCGTAAATTGCCGATAGGGATACAGACATTTGAAAAGATGCGTGCAGAGGGGTGTTTGTATGTGGATAAAACAGCCATTATATATCAGATAGCAGCTACTAAAGTGCCTTATTTCCTTAGTCGTCCCCGTCGTTTTGGCAAAAGTCTGTTAATTTCTACTTTTGAGGCCTACTTTCAAGGTCGTAAAGACCTTTTTGAAGGCTTGGCAATTGAAAAGTTAGAGACGAAGTGGGAGCAATATCCGGTTCTACATCTTGATTTGAATGCGAAAAAATATGAGACGGCGGCAGATTTGGTCGCCATGCTAAACCAGTATTTGGAGAAATGGGAAGCCGTATATGGTGATGAGAAGAAAGACCGTAGTCCTGAAGAACGTTTTAGTTATATCATTGAGCAAGCCTACCTGAAAACAGGAAAAGGAGTTGTGGTATTGGTTGATGAGTATGATAAACCTTTGCTGCAAGCCCTTTTAGATGAGAACCTGTTGGATGAATACCGTCGTATTCTGAAAGCCTTTTATGGTGTACTGAAAAGTTCCGACCGCTATCTTCGGTTTATATTCTTGACAGGAGTCACAAAATTCGCCCAGGTAAGTGTATTCAGTGATTTGAATCAACTGAATGATATAAGTATGAAAATTCCTTATGCCAATATTTGTGGTATTACTAAAAAGGAGTTAGTATCCACATTTACTCCCGAGTTGGAGCGGTTGGCAGAAGTGCAGGAGATGTCTTTTGAAGATACTGTCGATAAAATGACGGCGATGTACGATGGCTATCACTTTACATATAGCGAAGATGGATTGTTTAACCCCTTCAGTGTCCTCAATGTCTTTGATGGATTAATGTTTGATAATTACTGGTTTCAGACCGGTACTCCTACCTATCTTGTAGACCTACTGAAACAAAGTGATTATGATTTACGTTTGCTGATAGATGGCTTGGAAGTAGGAAGTTCCGGATTTGCCGAATACCGTGCAGAGACAAAGAATCCCCTTCCGATGATCTACCAAAGTGGTTATCTGACAATTAAAAACTTTGATAAATCATTGAACCTATATACGCTAGGTTTTCCGAATGATGAGGTCAAATATGGCTTTCTTAAATTCCTGATCCCCTATTATACACCCATCTCTTCTGATGAAACGGATTTTAATGCAGTTAAGTTTGTCCGTGAACTTCAGTCGGGCGACGTTCATTCCTTTATGGAACGTATGAAATCATTCTTTGCCGACATTCCCTACGAATTGAACACAAAGACCGAACGGCATTATCAGGTTATCTTTTATCTCGTCTTTAAGTTGATGGGACAATATGTAGATGCAGAAGTCCGTAGCGCAAAAGGTCGTGCCGATGCCGTGGTGAAAACGAAAGACCGTATTTATGTATTTGAGTTTAAACTGGAAGGAACAGTAGACGAAGCTCTGAAACAAATAGATGAAAAAGGATATTTGTTACCTTACCGGACAGACGGGCGTGAGCTAGTAAAAGTGGGAGTTTCCTTTAATGCTGAAGAACGTAATATTGGTGAATACAAAGTAATATAA
- a CDS encoding TonB-dependent receptor produces the protein MKHKTTFEKLPQANAGRSKNWKTLRAICLLLFLSVSFTAYSQITVNVKDISLRASLKKIEQVSNYKFFYNESLPELNQKVSLNVKDATIEQTMQQLLGKMELTYKKEQENVIVLIRKAQDKSITKKITGTVVDEKGEPVIGASIVIKGESHGTITDFDGKFTLADVPEKGILTVSYIGYKTVDLSATGQTFVKVVLQEDSKMIDEVVVVGYGVQSQKLVTTSISKVKMENIDQGNDYNPIKMLQGRVAGVNISSASGTPGEAPNVTVRGIGSVSGGSSPLYVVDGIPSEKYPNLNPNDIESMEVLKDASAAAIYGSRANAGVVLITTKSGQQGKTKIEVSGRYGFAYLASDIEMANSMEYMNTMQAAIDNYNVQMGANLQLYVPSQIQETNWVKEISRKNSKTGTGSISISGGNEKTTFFASLGANTQEGYLNKSSYDQYNMRAKFTHKINNLFKLNMNLAGSASRSDLLEETSTSLKVLRTAREEQPWYSPYKEDGTSYKVNGTDILRHNPVMLINEEDWVAKKYQLSGVFSIDVTPFKGFKYTPTVSVYGILDNTSKKLSDKHDARKNSSGWGALAEQKDQSFRYVIDNIFSYNNEWNKLIYSVMLGHSFEKYTYEQFGAKSDNYANGAFPSSNFDLINAGPNIYAGNISYTSYALESYFGRIALNWDNKYILNASLRSDGSSRFAKNKRYGYFPSASFAWRASNEEFFPKNKYVNDAKLRLSWGMTGSMAGVSNYAPLSLISAGGASYNGSAGFQISQDARALTWEKASQFNIGFDIEMFQSRLTLNIDMFYQKTTDLLFKKPVNATTGYTTLQSNIGSLENKGLELALSGKIFTGKFKWDLGGNISFVKNKLLSLIEGNDMYIVPSSGSNLLGGSMHALINGQPISTFYMLKMEGIYQRDDEVPAKLYAKGVRAGDVKYFDYNEDGDISDADRMNVGKAIPDFYGGITSNFSYKGFDLSLFGQFSVGGKVMSAWRGVNGSEGTDHLGLALSNVKVNDRGESVEQYFNVSKEVANGYWRGEGTSNTIPRPVRIGAHTGYDYDYNVQTSTRYLEDASYFKLKTVTLGYTLPESVVKKLRMNSLRVYVSADNLLTLTKYSGYDPETSFSGSPGDSNYGVDFGLQPVLRTFIFGLNLNF, from the coding sequence ATGAAGCACAAAACAACCTTTGAAAAGCTCCCTCAAGCAAATGCAGGGAGAAGTAAGAACTGGAAAACACTGCGGGCTATCTGTCTGCTATTGTTTTTAAGCGTTTCTTTCACCGCTTATTCCCAAATAACAGTGAATGTGAAAGACATCTCTTTAAGGGCCTCGTTAAAGAAAATCGAGCAAGTAAGCAATTACAAATTCTTCTATAATGAAAGCCTTCCGGAGCTAAATCAAAAAGTATCGTTAAATGTGAAAGATGCAACGATTGAACAAACCATGCAACAACTTTTGGGTAAAATGGAGTTAACCTACAAGAAAGAGCAAGAGAATGTCATTGTATTGATTCGTAAAGCCCAGGACAAATCGATAACTAAAAAAATAACAGGTACTGTTGTCGATGAAAAAGGCGAACCAGTCATTGGTGCCAGTATTGTGATAAAAGGTGAGTCGCACGGAACGATTACAGATTTTGATGGAAAGTTCACATTAGCAGACGTACCGGAAAAGGGAATATTGACCGTCTCTTATATCGGTTATAAAACAGTTGACCTTTCTGCCACAGGGCAGACATTCGTAAAAGTTGTACTTCAGGAAGACAGTAAAATGATAGACGAGGTTGTTGTTGTCGGCTATGGAGTCCAGTCACAAAAGCTGGTCACTACTTCTATCAGTAAAGTAAAGATGGAAAATATAGATCAGGGTAATGACTATAATCCGATTAAAATGCTGCAAGGACGTGTAGCGGGTGTGAATATCTCCTCTGCATCAGGAACTCCGGGAGAAGCACCGAATGTCACCGTTCGTGGTATCGGTTCCGTTAGTGGGGGAAGCTCGCCGCTTTATGTGGTCGACGGTATCCCCAGCGAAAAATATCCTAATCTGAATCCGAATGACATTGAAAGTATGGAAGTCTTGAAAGACGCTTCCGCCGCTGCCATCTATGGTTCGCGTGCCAATGCCGGAGTTGTGTTGATAACGACCAAATCAGGTCAGCAAGGTAAGACGAAGATAGAGGTGTCCGGTCGTTACGGATTCGCTTATTTGGCCAGCGACATTGAAATGGCCAATTCGATGGAATATATGAATACGATGCAAGCCGCTATTGATAATTACAATGTGCAAATGGGAGCTAACCTTCAATTGTATGTTCCTTCTCAAATTCAAGAAACCAATTGGGTGAAAGAAATATCAAGAAAAAACTCGAAAACAGGTACCGGCTCTATCAGCATTTCCGGTGGAAATGAAAAGACCACCTTCTTTGCTTCTTTAGGCGCTAATACTCAAGAAGGATATTTGAATAAGAGCAGCTATGACCAGTATAATATGCGTGCCAAATTCACACATAAAATAAACAACCTGTTCAAACTGAATATGAATCTGGCAGGTTCGGCCAGCCGTTCAGACTTATTGGAAGAAACGAGTACCAGCTTGAAAGTACTTCGTACAGCTCGTGAGGAGCAGCCCTGGTATTCACCTTATAAAGAAGACGGAACATCTTATAAAGTGAACGGGACAGATATTTTGCGCCACAATCCGGTGATGCTGATTAATGAAGAAGACTGGGTAGCTAAGAAATATCAACTGTCTGGTGTGTTCAGCATAGACGTAACTCCTTTCAAAGGATTTAAGTACACACCGACAGTAAGCGTATATGGTATTTTGGACAACACATCTAAAAAATTGTCGGACAAGCATGATGCCCGTAAAAATAGCAGTGGTTGGGGAGCATTAGCCGAACAAAAAGACCAGAGTTTCCGCTATGTGATAGATAATATATTCTCTTACAACAATGAATGGAATAAACTAATTTACTCCGTCATGTTGGGACATTCGTTTGAGAAATACACTTATGAACAATTCGGGGCAAAGAGTGATAACTATGCTAACGGCGCATTTCCTTCCTCCAACTTTGATTTAATCAATGCAGGTCCTAATATTTACGCCGGAAATATTAGTTATACCTCTTATGCCTTAGAATCCTATTTCGGACGAATCGCTTTGAATTGGGACAATAAATACATACTGAATGCTTCTTTGCGTAGTGATGGTTCTTCCCGCTTTGCGAAGAACAAGAGATATGGCTATTTCCCTTCTGCTTCTTTTGCGTGGCGTGCCTCCAATGAGGAATTTTTCCCAAAAAACAAATACGTCAATGATGCAAAGTTAAGATTAAGCTGGGGTATGACAGGTAGCATGGCAGGAGTGAGTAATTATGCTCCGTTATCACTGATTAGTGCGGGCGGTGCTTCTTACAACGGTTCTGCCGGATTCCAGATTTCGCAGGATGCCCGTGCCTTGACTTGGGAGAAAGCCAGCCAGTTTAATATCGGATTTGATATAGAAATGTTTCAGTCTCGCCTGACTTTAAACATAGATATGTTCTATCAAAAGACTACCGACCTGCTGTTTAAGAAACCAGTCAATGCAACCACCGGATATACCACATTACAGTCCAATATCGGCTCATTAGAGAATAAAGGACTTGAGTTGGCTTTGAGTGGTAAAATCTTCACCGGAAAGTTTAAATGGGATTTGGGTGGTAACATTTCTTTTGTAAAGAACAAATTGCTTTCTCTCATCGAAGGAAATGATATGTATATTGTTCCCAGCAGCGGTAGTAACCTTTTAGGAGGTTCGATGCATGCGTTGATTAACGGACAGCCTATCAGTACATTCTATATGTTAAAGATGGAAGGTATCTACCAGCGTGACGACGAAGTGCCTGCGAAACTGTATGCGAAAGGAGTCCGTGCCGGTGACGTGAAATATTTCGATTATAATGAAGACGGAGATATATCTGACGCCGACCGAATGAATGTAGGAAAAGCCATTCCTGATTTTTACGGTGGTATTACCTCCAACTTCTCTTACAAAGGTTTCGATTTATCATTGTTCGGACAATTCTCGGTAGGTGGTAAAGTGATGTCGGCATGGCGGGGAGTGAACGGTTCCGAAGGTACTGACCATTTAGGATTGGCGCTGTCCAATGTAAAAGTAAACGACCGTGGCGAATCCGTCGAGCAATACTTTAATGTAAGCAAAGAAGTAGCTAACGGATACTGGCGTGGAGAGGGCACAAGCAACACGATCCCTCGTCCTGTAAGAATAGGAGCACATACCGGGTATGATTATGACTATAACGTGCAAACTTCAACACGTTATTTGGAAGATGCTTCCTATTTTAAACTGAAAACTGTGACTTTGGGTTACACTTTGCCAGAATCAGTCGTTAAGAAACTCCGCATGAACTCATTAAGAGTCTACGTTTCGGCTGATAATCTACTCACTCTCACCAAGTATTCCGGTTATGATCCCGAAACATCATTTTCCGGTAGCCCGGGAGACTCAAATTATGGAGTTGACTTCGGGTTGCAACCTGTATTACGAACATTTATTTTTGGTCTGAATCTAAACTTTTAA